The DNA region CCAGCTGTCCGCGAAGGCCTGTTCGATCTCGGCGACGGCGGGACCGCGCAGGGCGACGCCGGTGTCGCGCCACGGCGGCACGTCGTTGGCGGGGTCGCCCAGCCATTTTTCGCTGAGACAGACGCCGGACAGGAAGCCGACTTCGCCGTCGACCACCAGAACCTTGCGATGGTCGCGGCTGATCCAGCCGAACGAGCTGCCCAGCTGTGGCGGGTTATAGATCCGTACCTGTCCGCCGGCTTCACGCAGGGCCGCCCAGAACGACGAGCGTGACTGGCCGAGACAGCCGCCCCAGTCGCCGATCACCGCGACGAAGACGCCGGCCTTCGCGCGTTCGACCAGCGCGTCGCGGAACGCCTGGCCGATCCGGTCGTCGCGGATGATGTAGTTCTCGAGGAAGACATGGCGCTTGGCGTTGGCGATGGCCTTGAGCCAGGCGTCGAAGTGAGCCTGGGCATCGATCAGCAGCTCGACGGCGTTCCCCCGATGAGGGGCGCGCCGGCGCTGCGGCTGAGGGCCTGTTCGGCGAAGAGGCGGCTCGAGAAGCCGTGGGTGCGGTGACGTGCGTTCATGGGGGGCGAGTTTATCGGGCCGGAGGATGAGCAGGGGGTGAGGCGGGTCGAATCGCCGACCGGGCAGGACGCCCACCGCCGGATTGCCGCAGCCAGTCGGATTCCAGTCACACCATTGCGCTAAAATGTTCCGCTATGACCGAAGACCTTCTCAGCCGCCCGCGTCCCGCGGAAGCCGGCGCCCGCCGTCCCAGCACCGGTGTTTCCGTCGACCGTATCCGGGTCGGGGGTGGCGCGCCCATCGTCGTCCAGTCGATGACCAACACGGACACCGAGGATGCCGTGTCCACGACCAGGCAGGTCGCCGAACTGGCCCGGGCCGGCTCCGAAATGGTCCGGATCACCGTGAACACGCCGGCCGCGGCCGCGGCCGTGCCGCGGATTCGCGAACGGCTGGACATGATGGGCGTGTCGGTCCCGCTGATCGGCGACTTCCATTACAACGGTCACCAGCTGCTCGAAGGCGAGCCGGCCTGTGCCGAGGCCCTGGCCAAGTACCGTATCAATCCGGGCAACGTCGGCTTCGGCAAGAAGAAGGACGCCCAGTTCGCTTCGATCATCCAGATGGCGATCCGCTACGACAAACCGGTCCGCATCGGCGCCAACTGGGGTTCGCTCGACCAGAGCATGGTCGCGGCGCTGATGGACGAGAACGCCGGCCGCGCCGATCCCTGGGACGCCGGCCATGTCGCCCGCGAGGCGCTGATCCGCTCCGCGCTGGATTCCGCCGCCCGCGCCGAGGACCTCGGCCTGTCCCGCGACCGCATCATCCTGTCGTGCAAGGTCTCCGGCGTGCAGGAGCTGATCGCCGTATATCGCGA from Luteibacter mycovicinus includes:
- the ispG gene encoding flavodoxin-dependent (E)-4-hydroxy-3-methylbut-2-enyl-diphosphate synthase, translated to MTEDLLSRPRPAEAGARRPSTGVSVDRIRVGGGAPIVVQSMTNTDTEDAVSTTRQVAELARAGSEMVRITVNTPAAAAAVPRIRERLDMMGVSVPLIGDFHYNGHQLLEGEPACAEALAKYRINPGNVGFGKKKDAQFASIIQMAIRYDKPVRIGANWGSLDQSMVAALMDENAGRADPWDAGHVAREALIRSALDSAARAEDLGLSRDRIILSCKVSGVQELIAVYRDLARRGDYALHLGLTEAGMGSKGITASSAALGVLLQEGIGDTIRISLTPEPGQSRTAEVIVAQELLQTMGLRAFTPLVTACPGCGRTTSEFFQELAKTVQAHVREQMPVWRVKYDGVENLTLAVMGCIVNGPGESKHANIGISLPGNGEAPSAPVFIDGEKAMTLRGEHIADEFVAILDNYVETHYASRGD